The DNA sequence GAGCTTTTGTTAGATTTTTGTTTTCAGGAGCTATAAAAGAGAATTTAGACAAACAGGGTAGAATAAAAATACCGGATAATTTATTACAGTTTTCAAAAATAGAAAAAGAAGTGATAATAACAGGTGCTCTAAATAGAATTGAAATATGGAGCTTTGATAACTGGAATTCTTATATAAAAGAAGCAGAAAATTCTTTTGAAGAAATTGCAGAAAATTTGATTGATTTATAGGAGAGAAAAATGGAAAAAGAATATCACATACCAGTTTTGTATAAAGAAGTAATAGATAATTTAGTTATAAATAAAAATGGAGTTTTTGTTGACTGCACTCTTGGTGGTGGTGGCCATTCAGAAGGAATTTTAAAAAACCTATCTGAAAAAGGACATTTAATAGCAATGGATCAGGATGAAGAAGCTATAAAGTTTTCAAAAGAAAGATTAGAAAAATTTAAAGATAAAATATCTATTTATAGAGATAATTTTTCTAATATAGATACTGTTGTATATATGGCTGGATATGATAAAGTTGATGGTATATTAATGGATATAGGAGTTTCTTCAAAGCAATTAGACGATGGAGAAAGAGGATTTTCATATAGATATAATGCTAAATTGGATATGAGAATGGATAAAAGGCAAGAATTAACAGCTTATAAAGTTGTAAATGAATATCCAGAGGAAAAATTAGTAGAAATATTATATA is a window from the Haliovirga abyssi genome containing:
- the mraZ gene encoding division/cell wall cluster transcriptional repressor MraZ: MMLMFMGEFKHNMDSKGRVMMPSKFREEIKDGNFVLTRGLENCLFLYPIEEWEKLEEKIKGLPLTKKDARAFVRFLFSGAIKENLDKQGRIKIPDNLLQFSKIEKEVIITGALNRIEIWSFDNWNSYIKEAENSFEEIAENLIDL